In one window of Sciurus carolinensis chromosome X, mSciCar1.2, whole genome shotgun sequence DNA:
- the Nyx gene encoding nyctalopin, with product MEGLGQPRGSLEAQDHADPQDAVILGLPSTQASEACLRACPAACTCSTAERSCSVRCDRAGLLRVPAEFPCEATSIDLDRNGLRILGERAFGTLPSLRRLSLRHNNLSFITPGAFKGLPRLAELRLAHNGELRYLHARTFAALGRLRRLDLAACRLFSVPERLLAELPALRELAAFDNLFRRVPGALRGLANLTHAHLERGRIEAVASSSLLGLRRLRSLSLQANRVRVVHAGAFGDCGALEHLLLNDNLLAELPVHAFRGLRRLRTLNLGGNALGLVARAWFADLAELELLYLDRNSISFVEEGAFQNLSGLLALHLNSNRLTVLSWAAFQPGFFLGRLFLFRNPWRCDCHLEWLRDWIEGSGRVADVPCASPGSVAGLDLSQVAFERSSDGLCVDPEELNLTTSSPGSSPEPVATTVSRFSSLLSKLLAPRVPVEEAANSTGGLVNASLSDSLPSRGVGGSGHKTTLLFISWALLSAAHSMVVGLQRD from the coding sequence CGGTGATCCTCGGCCTGCCCAGCACCCAGGCCTCCGAGGCCTGCTTGCGCGCCTGCCCGGCGGCCTGCACCTGCAGTACGGCAGAGCGGAGCTGCTCAGTGCGCTGCGACCGTGCGGGCCTCCTGCGGGTGCCGGCCGAGTTCCCGTGCGAGGCAACCTCCATCGATCTGGACCGGAACGGCCTGCGCATCCTGGGGGAGCGGGCCTTTGGCACGCTGCCGTCTCTGCGCCGCCTGTCTCTGCGCCACAACAACCTGTCCTTTATCACGCCGGGCGCCTTCAAGGGTCTGCCGCGGCTGGCGGAGCTGCGCCTGGCGCACAACGGCGAGCTGCGCTACCTGCACGCGCGCACCTTCGCCGCCCTTGGCCGCCTGCGCCGCCTCGACCTGGCCGCGTGCCGCCTGTTCAGCGTGCCCGAGCGCCTCCTGGCCGAGCTGCCGGCCCTGCGCGAGCTCGCCGCCTTCGACAACCTGTTCCGCCGCGTGCCGGGCGCGCTCCGCGGCCTGGCCAACCTGACACATGCGCACCTGGAGCGCGGCCGCATCGAGGCCGTGGCCTCCAGCTCGCTGCTGGGCCTGCGGCGCCTGCGCTCACTCAGCTTGCAGGCCAACCGCGTCCGCGTGGTGCACGCCGGTGCCTTCGGCGACTGCGGCGCCCTGGAGCATCTGCTGCTCAACGACAACCTGCTGGCCGAGCTGCCGGTCCACGCCTTCCGCGGCCTGCGGCGCCTGCGCACGCTCAACCTGGGCGGCAACGCGCTGGGCCTGGTGGCGCGCGCCTGGTTCGCCGACCTGGCGGAGCTCGAGCTGCTCTACCTGGACCGGAACAGCATCTCCTTCGTGGAGGAAGGCGCCTTCCAGAACCTGTCGGGCCTGCTGGCGCTGCACCTCAACAGCAACCGCCTCACGGTGCTCTCCTGGGCCGCCTTCCAGCCCGGCTTCTTCCTGGGACGCCTCTTCCTCTTCCGTAATCCGTGGCGCTGCGACTGCCACCTGGAGTGGTTGCGGGACTGGATAGAGGGCTCTGGGCGCGTGGCCGACGTGCCCTGCGCCTCCCCTGGCTCCGTGGCCGGCCTGGACCTCAGCCAGGTGGCTTTCGAGCGCTCCTCCGATGGCCTGTGTGTGGACCCAGAGGAGCTGAACCTCACTACGTCTAGTCCAGGCTCGTCCCCAGAGCCCGTGGCCACCACCGTGAGCAGGTTCAGCAGTCTTCTCTCCAAGCTGCTGGCCCCAAGGGTCCCCGTGGAGGAGGCAGCCAACTCTACCGGAGGGCTGGTCAACGCCTCGCTGTCCGACAGCCTTCCGTCCCGTGGGGTGGGCGGCTCGGGTCACAAGACCACCTTGCTCTTCATCTCCTGGGCCCTGCTCAGTGCGGCCCACTCCATGGTGGTTGGCCTGCAGAGGGACTGA